From Draconibacterium halophilum, one genomic window encodes:
- a CDS encoding T9SS type A sorting domain-containing protein, with the protein MGQREKSILVGNNTFDVLLSSIDGVTYFDKRSTNISLINRSEKLSIGMKLYTFSYSISGDQPGWISYQTYNPNANDCGSRYSEWDTIYIQRKLNTPGISGSNIICNNYTTYTATSYDTPSETFTWNATDGVKIYKNGQYLTSYTGTETSVLVYEPVSGSGNGNVKVKANATNYESSNQAIKEVWFGDMHPMNIRLNDAMIGFPKSEFCYGDPNLVEASFIDGDPYIDEWDWDVTGGYITIENPYDDKSRATIHPASYSSFNVKLRAHNSCGWSGWADMGVSVISCGGYFMTMFPNPASSYVELSFIDSEVEEPNLTKNKIKLKKDKKDTDKDIKEYLVLILDKNGTIRKSIKSKSLNLNIKTSDLEPGTYFLHLIYNDELYKQQLIIQ; encoded by the coding sequence ATGGGACAACGTGAAAAAAGTATTTTAGTTGGGAATAACACATTTGATGTTCTCTTAAGTAGCATAGATGGTGTTACATATTTTGACAAGAGATCTACTAACATCTCATTGATTAATCGTTCAGAAAAACTATCGATTGGTATGAAACTTTATACTTTCTCGTATTCCATATCTGGAGATCAACCCGGTTGGATTTCATACCAAACTTATAACCCAAACGCTAACGACTGCGGAAGTAGATATAGTGAATGGGATACTATATATATCCAACGGAAATTGAATACTCCTGGAATCTCGGGGAGTAATATTATTTGTAACAATTATACCACATATACTGCAACTTCTTACGACACTCCAAGCGAAACATTTACGTGGAATGCAACAGATGGCGTAAAGATATATAAAAACGGACAATACCTTACATCCTACACAGGCACTGAAACTTCAGTTCTAGTCTATGAACCAGTTAGTGGCTCTGGGAATGGGAACGTTAAGGTAAAAGCTAATGCCACAAACTACGAATCAAGCAATCAAGCAATTAAGGAAGTATGGTTTGGTGACATGCATCCAATGAACATAAGATTAAACGACGCGATGATCGGATTCCCGAAATCAGAGTTTTGTTACGGTGATCCAAATCTCGTTGAAGCCTCTTTTATTGATGGCGATCCATATATTGATGAGTGGGATTGGGATGTAACTGGTGGTTATATCACTATCGAGAATCCTTATGATGACAAATCAAGGGCAACTATTCATCCAGCTAGCTATAGTTCGTTTAATGTAAAATTGAGAGCCCATAATTCATGCGGTTGGTCAGGATGGGCAGACATGGGAGTATCAGTAATCTCATGTGGAGGGTACTTTATGACAATGTTTCCCAACCCGGCAAGTTCTTATGTAGAACTTAGTTTTATAGACTCAGAAGTAGAGGAACCTAACTTAACAAAAAATAAGATTAAACTAAAAAAGGACAAAAAAGATACTGATAAAGATATTAAAGAATATTTGGTACTAATTTTGGATAAGAACGGAACAATAAGAAAATCAATTAAATCCAAATCATTAAATCTGAATATTAAAACAAGCGACTTAGAACCCGGAACGTATTTTTTACATCTCATCTACAATGATGAACTATATAAACAACAATTAATAATTCAATAA